From a single Chirita eburnea voucher CEBURN20170516 chloroplast, complete genome genomic region:
- the rpoA gene encoding RNA polymerase alpha subunit — protein MVREKVTVSTRTIQWKCVESRTDSKRLYYGRFILSPLMKGQADTIGIAMRRALLGEIEGTCITRVKSENVPHEYSTITGIQESVHEILMNLKEIVLRSNLYGTCEASICVRGPGYVTAQDIILPPYVEIVDNTQHIASLIEPIHFCIGLEIERNRGYLIKMPHNFQDGSYPIDAVFMPVRNVNHSIHSYGNRNEKQEILFLEIWTNGSLTPKEALHEASRNLIDLFIPFLDKKEENIPLEDNQHMVPLAQFTFHEKLDKLRKNKKRIALKSIFIDQSEFSPRVYNCLKRSNIYTLLDLLNNSQEDLMKIDHFNLEDVKQILGILEKHFAVDLPKKRFSICSAIDVFERDS, from the coding sequence ATGGTTCGAGAGAAAGTAACAGTATCTACTCGGACAATACAGTGGAAATGTGTTGAATCAAGAACAGACAGTAAACGTCTCTATTATGGGCGCTTTATTCTCTCTCCACTTATGAAAGGACAAGCCGACACAATAGGCATTGCGATGCGAAGAGCTTTGCTTGGAGAAATAGAAGGAACATGTATCACACGTGTAAAATCTGAGAACGTCCCGCATGAATATTCTACAATAACGGGTATTCAAGAATCGGTTCATGAGATTTTAATGAATTTGAAAGAAATTGTATTGAGAAGTAATCTATATGGGACTTGTGAAGCGTCTATTTGTGTCAGAGGTCCTGGATATGTAACTGCTCAAGATATCATCTTACCGCCTTATGTAGAAATCGTCGATAATACACAACATATAGCTAGCTTGATCGAACCAATTCATTTTTGTATTGGATTAGAAATCGAGAGAAATCGTGGATATCTTATAAAAATGCCACATAACTTTCAAGATGGAAGTTATCCTATCGATGCTGTATTCATGCCTGTTCGAAATGTGAATCATAGTATTCATTCCTATGGGAATCGGAATGAAAAACAAGAGATACTGTTTCTAGAAATATGGACAAATGGGAGTTTAACTCCGAAAGAAGCACTTCATGAAGCCTCCCGGAATTTGATTGATTTATTTATTCCCTTTTTAGATAAGAAAGAAGAAAACATACCTTTAGAGGACAATCAACACATGGTTCCTTTAGCCCAATTTACCTTTCACGAGAAATTGGATAAACTCAGAAAAAACAAAAAAAGAATAGCATTGAAATCGATTTTTATTGACCAATCCGAATTCTCTCCCAGGGTCTATAATTGCCTAAAAAGGTCCAATATATATACATTATTGGACCTTTTGAATAACAGTCAAGAAGATCTTATGAAAATTGATCATTTTAACCTAGAAGATGTAAAACAGATATTGGGCATTCTAGAAAAACATTTCGCAGTTGATTTACCAAAAAAGAGGTTTTCAATCTGTAGCGCAATTGATGTATTCGAAAGAGATTCATAA
- the rps11 gene encoding ribosomal protein S11, which translates to MAKAIPRIGSRRNVRIGSRKSARRIPKGVIHVQASFNNTIVTVTDVRGRVISWSSAGTCGFKGTRRGTPFAAQTAAANVIRTVVDQGMQRAEVMIKGPGLGRDAALRAIRRSGILLTFVRDVTPMPHNGCRPPKKRRV; encoded by the coding sequence ATGGCAAAAGCTATACCGAGAATTGGTTCGCGTAGGAATGTACGTATTGGTTCACGTAAGAGTGCCCGTAGAATACCAAAGGGAGTTATTCATGTTCAAGCAAGTTTCAATAATACCATTGTCACAGTTACAGATGTACGGGGTCGAGTGATTTCCTGGTCCTCCGCCGGTACTTGTGGATTCAAGGGTACGAGAAGAGGCACACCTTTTGCCGCTCAAACTGCAGCAGCAAATGTTATTCGTACAGTAGTTGATCAAGGTATGCAACGAGCAGAAGTCATGATAAAAGGTCCCGGTCTCGGAAGAGACGCAGCATTACGCGCTATTCGTAGAAGTGGTATACTATTAACTTTCGTACGAGATGTAACCCCTATGCCACATAATGGCTGCAGACCTCCGAAAAAAAGACGTGTGTAG
- the rpl36 gene encoding ribosomal protein L36 — protein MKIRVSVRKICEKCRLIRRRGRIIVICSNPRHKQRQG, from the coding sequence ATGAAAATAAGGGTTTCCGTTCGTAAAATTTGTGAAAAGTGTCGACTAATCCGTAGGCGGGGGCGCATTATAGTAATTTGCTCCAACCCCAGACATAAACAAAGACAAGGATAA
- the infA gene encoding translational initiation factor 1, which yields MKEQKWIHEGLITESLPNGMFRVRLDNEDLILGYVSGKIRRSFIRILPGDKVKIEVSRYDSTRGRIIYRLRNKDSKD from the coding sequence ATGAAAGAACAAAAATGGATTCATGAAGGTTTAATTACTGAATCACTTCCCAACGGCATGTTCCGGGTTCGGTTAGATAATGAAGATCTGATTCTAGGTTATGTTTCAGGAAAGATCCGACGTAGTTTTATACGGATATTGCCAGGCGATAAAGTAAAAATTGAAGTAAGTCGTTATGATTCAACGAGAGGACGTATAATTTATCGACTCCGAAACAAGGATTCGAAAGATTAG
- the rps8 gene encoding ribosomal protein S8 — translation MGRDTISEIITSIRNADMDKKRVVRIASTNITENIVKILFREGFIENVRKHQEKNKYFLVLTLRHRRNRKRPYRNFLNLKRIGRPGLRIYSNSQRIPRILGGMGIVILSTSRGIMTDREARLERSGGELLCSIW, via the coding sequence ATGGGTAGGGACACTATTTCTGAGATAATAACCTCTATACGAAATGCTGATATGGATAAAAAACGAGTTGTTCGTATAGCATCTACTAATATTACCGAAAATATTGTTAAAATACTTTTCCGCGAAGGTTTTATCGAAAACGTCAGAAAACATCAAGAAAAAAACAAATATTTTTTGGTTTTAACCCTGCGACATAGAAGGAATAGGAAAAGACCCTATAGAAATTTTTTAAATTTAAAACGGATTGGCCGACCTGGTTTACGAATATATTCTAACTCTCAACGAATTCCTAGAATTTTAGGTGGGATGGGGATTGTAATTCTTTCTACTTCTCGAGGTATAATGACAGACCGGGAAGCTCGACTAGAAAGAAGTGGCGGAGAGTTGTTGTGTTCTATATGGTAA
- the rpl14 gene encoding ribosomal protein L14, whose translation MIQPQTYLNVADNSGARELMCIRIIGASNRRYAHIGDVIVAVIKEALPNMSLEKSEVVRAVIVRTCKELKRDNGMIIRYDDNAAVVIDQEGNPKGTRIFGAIPRELRQLNFTKIVSLAPEVL comes from the coding sequence ATGATTCAACCTCAGACTTATTTAAATGTAGCGGATAACAGCGGGGCTCGAGAATTGATGTGTATTCGAATCATAGGAGCTAGCAATCGTCGATATGCTCATATTGGTGACGTTATTGTTGCTGTGATCAAAGAAGCATTACCAAACATGTCCCTAGAAAAATCAGAAGTAGTCAGAGCTGTAATTGTTCGTACCTGTAAAGAACTTAAACGTGACAACGGTATGATAATACGATATGATGACAATGCCGCAGTTGTGATTGATCAAGAAGGAAATCCAAAAGGAACTCGAATCTTTGGTGCAATTCCTCGGGAATTGAGACAATTAAATTTTACTAAAATAGTTTCATTAGCTCCCGAGGTATTATAA
- the rpl16 gene encoding ribosomal protein L16 — protein MKGMAYRGNRICFGKYALQALEPAWITSRQIEAGRRAMTRNARRGGKIWVRIFPDKPITIRPAETRMGSGKGSPEYWVAVVKSGRILYEIGGVTENIAKRAILTAASKMPIRTQFISSG, from the coding sequence ATGAAGGGAATGGCTTATCGAGGTAATCGTATTTGTTTCGGTAAATATGCTCTTCAGGCACTTGAACCTGCTTGGATCACATCTAGACAAATCGAAGCCGGTCGACGAGCAATGACACGAAATGCACGCCGTGGGGGAAAAATATGGGTACGCATATTTCCAGACAAGCCAATTACCATAAGACCTGCTGAAACACGTATGGGTTCAGGGAAAGGATCCCCCGAATATTGGGTAGCGGTTGTTAAATCGGGTCGAATACTATATGAAATAGGTGGAGTAACTGAAAATATAGCTAAAAGGGCTATTTTAACAGCAGCATCGAAAATGCCTATACGAACTCAATTTATTAGTTCGGGATAA
- the rps3 gene encoding ribosomal protein S3 produces the protein MGQKINPLGFRLGTIQRHHSLWFAQPKNYSKGLQEDHKIRNFIKNYVQKNMRISSGTEGIARIEIQKRIDLIQIIIFMGFPKLLIESRPRGIEELQMNLQKEFDYGNRKLNIAITRIAKPYGNPNILAGFIAGQLKNRVSFRKAMKKAIELTEQADTKGIQVQIAGRIDGKEIARVEWIREGRVPLQTIRAKIDYCSYIVRTIYGVLGIKIWIFLDKEEE, from the coding sequence ATGGGACAAAAAATAAATCCACTTGGTTTCAGACTTGGTACAATCCAACGTCATCATTCCCTTTGGTTTGCACAACCAAAAAATTATTCTAAGGGTCTACAAGAAGATCATAAAATAAGAAATTTTATCAAAAATTATGTACAAAAGAATATGAGAATATCCTCCGGCACCGAGGGGATTGCACGTATAGAGATTCAAAAGAGAATCGATTTGATCCAGATCATAATCTTTATGGGATTCCCAAAGTTATTAATAGAAAGTAGACCACGAGGAATCGAAGAATTACAGATGAACCTACAAAAAGAATTTGATTATGGAAACCGAAAACTAAACATTGCTATCACAAGAATTGCAAAACCTTACGGAAACCCTAATATTCTTGCAGGATTTATAGCCGGACAATTAAAGAATAGAGTTTCATTTCGAAAAGCAATGAAAAAAGCTATTGAATTAACTGAACAAGCAGATACAAAAGGGATTCAAGTACAAATTGCAGGACGTATCGATGGAAAAGAAATTGCACGTGTCGAATGGATCAGAGAAGGCAGGGTTCCCCTGCAAACCATTCGAGCTAAAATTGATTATTGTTCTTATATTGTTCGGACTATCTATGGGGTATTAGGTATCAAAATTTGGATTTTTCTAGACAAAGAAGAGGAATAA
- the rpl22 gene encoding ribosomal protein L22 — translation MLKKKKTEVYALGRHISLSADKARRVIDQIRGRSYEETLMILELMSYRACYPIFKLVYSAAANASYNMASNEADLVISKAEVNEGTTAKRLKPRARGRRYAIKRNTCHITLVVKDRSLNADYEQMDSWIYDDRY, via the coding sequence ATGCTAAAGAAAAAAAAAACAGAAGTATACGCTTTAGGTCGACATATATCTCTATCTGCTGATAAAGCAAGAAGAGTAATTGATCAAATTCGTGGACGTTCTTATGAGGAAACACTTATGATACTAGAACTCATGTCTTATAGAGCATGTTATCCAATTTTTAAATTGGTTTATTCTGCAGCAGCAAATGCTAGTTACAATATGGCTTCCAACGAAGCCGATTTAGTAATTAGTAAAGCTGAAGTTAATGAGGGTACTACCGCGAAGAGATTAAAACCTCGAGCTCGAGGACGTCGTTATGCGATAAAAAGAAATACCTGTCATATAACTCTTGTAGTGAAAGATAGATCTCTAAATGCTGACTATGAACAAATGGATTCGTGGATATATGATGATAGATATTAG
- the rps19 gene encoding ribosomal protein S19, giving the protein MIRSLKKNPFVANNLLIKIEKLNKKAEKKIIVTWSRASTIIPTMIGHTIAIHNGKEHFPIYIIDRMVGHKLGEFVPTLNFRGHAKNDNRSRR; this is encoded by the coding sequence GTGATACGTTCACTAAAAAAAAATCCTTTTGTAGCCAATAATCTATTAATAAAAATAGAAAAGCTTAATAAAAAAGCAGAAAAAAAAATAATAGTAACTTGGTCCCGTGCATCTACCATTATACCCACAATGATCGGCCATACGATTGCTATTCATAATGGTAAGGAACATTTTCCTATTTATATAATAGATCGTATGGTAGGACACAAATTGGGAGAATTTGTACCTACTTTAAATTTCCGAGGACATGCAAAAAATGATAATCGATCTCGTCGATAA
- the rpl2 gene encoding ribosomal protein L2, with protein sequence MAIHLYKTSTPSTRNGTVDSQVKSNPRNNLIYGQHHCGKGRNARGIITVRHRGGGHKRLYRKIDFRRNEKDIYGRIVTIEYDPNRNAYICLIHYGDGEKRYILHPRGAIIGDTIVSGTEVPIKMGNALPLSATDMPLGTAIHNIEITLGKGGQLVRAAGAVAKLIAKEGKSATLKLPSGEVRLISKNCSATVGQVGNVGANQKSLGRAGSKRWLGKRPVVRGVVMNPVDHPHGGGEGRAPIGRKKPTTPWGYPALGRRSRKRNKYSDNLIVRRRSK encoded by the exons ATGGCGATACATTTATACAAAACTTCTACCCCGAGCACACGCAATGGAACCGTAGACAGTCAAGTGAAATCCAATCCACGAAATAATTTGATCTATGGACAGCATCATTGTGGTAAAGGTCGTAATGCCAGAGGAATCATTACCGTAAGGCATAGAGGGGGAGGTCATAAGCGTCTATACCGTAAAATCGATTTTCGACGGAATGAAAAAGACATATATGGTAGAATCGTAACCATAGAATACGACCCTAATCGAAATGCATACATTTGTCTCATACACTATGGGGATGGTGAGAAGAGATATATTTTACATCCCAGAGGGGCTATAATTGGAGATACCATTGTTTCTGGTACAGAAGTTCCTATAAAAATGGGAAATGCCCTACCTTTGAGTGCG ACCGATATGCCCTTAGGCACGGCCATACATAACATAGAAATCACACTTGGAAAGGGTGGACAATTAGTTAGAGCAGCGGGTGCTGTAGCGAAACTGATTGCAAAAGAGGGGAAATCGGCCACATTAAAATTACCTTCTGGGGAGGTCCGTTTGATATCCAAAAACTGCTCAGCAACAGTCGGACAAGTGGGGAATGTTGGGGCGAACCAGAAAAGTTTGGGTAGAGCCGGATCCAAGCGTTGGCTAGGTAAGCGTCCTGTAGTAAGAGGAGTAGTTATGAACCCTGTAGACCATCCCCATGGGGGTGGGGAAGGGAGAGCCCCAATTGGTAGAAAAAAACCCACAACCCCTTGGGGTTATCCTGCACTTGGAAGAAGAAGTAGAAAAAGGAATAAATATAGTGATAATTTGATTGTTCGTCGCCGTAGTAAATAG
- the rpl23 gene encoding ribosomal protein L23, which produces MDGIKYAVFTDKSIRLLGKNQYTSNVESGSTRTELKHWVELFFGVKVIAMNSHRLPGKGRRMGPIMGHTMHYRRMIITLQRGYSIPPLRKKRT; this is translated from the coding sequence ATGGATGGAATCAAATATGCAGTATTTACAGACAAAAGTATTCGGTTATTGGGGAAAAATCAATATACTTCTAATGTCGAATCAGGATCAACTAGGACAGAACTAAAGCATTGGGTCGAACTATTCTTTGGTGTCAAGGTAATAGCTATGAATAGTCATCGACTTCCGGGAAAGGGTAGAAGAATGGGACCTATTATGGGACATACAATGCATTACAGACGTATGATCATTACGCTTCAACGGGGTTATTCTATTCCACCTCTTAGAAAGAAAAGAACTTAA